One genomic window of Camelina sativa cultivar DH55 chromosome 5, Cs, whole genome shotgun sequence includes the following:
- the LOC104699722 gene encoding transcription factor CPC isoform X2, protein MDNRRWIHRKTTYASRSEEVTSIEWKAVTMSEEEEDLIFRMYKLVGDRWSLIAGRIPGRTPEVIERYWLMKHGFSFANL, encoded by the exons ATGGATAACCGTCGGTGGATTCATAGAAAGACGACCTATGCGTCTCGTTCCGAAG AGGTGACTAGCATCGAGTGGAAGGCTGTGACTatgtcagaagaagaagaagatctcattTTTCGGATGTATAAACTTGTTGGTGACAG GTGGTCGTTGATAGCCGGCAGGATCCCGGGGCGTACGCCGGAGGTGATAGAGAGGTACTGGCTTATGAAACACGGCTTCTCTTTTGCAAACTTATGA
- the LOC104699722 gene encoding transcription factor CPC isoform X1, with the protein MDNRRWIHRKTTYASRSEGLQVTSIEWKAVTMSEEEEDLIFRMYKLVGDRWSLIAGRIPGRTPEVIERYWLMKHGFSFANL; encoded by the exons ATGGATAACCGTCGGTGGATTCATAGAAAGACGACCTATGCGTCTCGTTCCGAAGGTTTAC AGGTGACTAGCATCGAGTGGAAGGCTGTGACTatgtcagaagaagaagaagatctcattTTTCGGATGTATAAACTTGTTGGTGACAG GTGGTCGTTGATAGCCGGCAGGATCCCGGGGCGTACGCCGGAGGTGATAGAGAGGTACTGGCTTATGAAACACGGCTTCTCTTTTGCAAACTTATGA